A genomic region of Drosophila kikkawai strain 14028-0561.14 chromosome X, DkikHiC1v2, whole genome shotgun sequence contains the following coding sequences:
- the ben gene encoding ubiquitin-conjugating enzyme E2 N, translated as MSSLPRRIIKETQRLMQEPVPGINAIPDENNARYFHVIVTGPNDSPFEGGVFKLELFLPEDYPMSAPKVRFITKIYHPNIDRLGRICLDVLKDKWSPALQIRTILLSIQALLSAPNPDDPLANDVAELWKVNEAEAIRNAREWTQKYAVED; from the coding sequence ATGTCGAGTCTGCCGCGTCGCATTATCAAGGAGACACAGCGCTTGATGCAGGAGCCTGTGCCCGGTATCAATGCCATTCCGGATGAGAACAATGCCCGTTACTTTCATGTGATAGTGACCGGACCCAATGATTCGCCCTTCGAGGGTGGGGTCTTTAAGCTGGAACTCTTCCTGCCGGAAGACTATCCCATGTCGGCGCCAAAGGTGCGTTTCATCACCAAGATCTATCATCCGAACATCGATCGTTTGGGTCGCATTTGTCTAGACGTCCTGAAGGATAAGTGGAGTCCGGCCTTGCAGATACGCACCATATTGCTATCGATTCAGGCCCTGCTCAGTGCCCCCAATCCGGATGATCCGCTGGCCAACGATGTTGCCGAATTGTGGAAGGTTAACGAGGCGGAGGCTATACGTAATGCTCGCGAATGGACCCAGAAATATGCCGTCGAAGACTGA